In a genomic window of Sulfurisphaera tokodaii str. 7:
- a CDS encoding dCTP deaminase — translation MILSHQSIKNLLGKVILNYSEENVRENGYDLRICGDKYYELVQGAELPEKKATLREIEFKERAILSANHTYLFESCEEFNMPADLAVLITLKSTLARNGFLAPPTVIDAGYKGKVNVAITAVYNSSLKKGMATHHLIFLKLDKPTERLYNGKYQGGILI, via the coding sequence ATGATTCTCTCTCACCAATCAATTAAAAATTTACTAGGCAAAGTTATTTTAAATTACTCTGAGGAAAATGTCAGAGAAAACGGCTATGATTTAAGAATCTGTGGAGATAAATATTACGAGCTAGTTCAAGGTGCCGAATTACCGGAAAAGAAGGCAACATTAAGAGAAATAGAATTTAAAGAAAGGGCTATCTTAAGCGCAAATCACACTTATTTATTTGAATCTTGTGAAGAATTTAATATGCCAGCAGACTTAGCAGTACTAATAACCTTAAAAAGCACATTAGCAAGAAACGGTTTTTTGGCACCTCCAACAGTAATTGATGCTGGCTATAAAGGTAAAGTGAACGTTGCAATTACAGCTGTATATAACTCCTCTCTCAAAAAAGGTATGGCAACACACCATTTAATATTCCTCAAACTTGATAAACCAACAGAAAGATTGTATAATGGAAAATATCAGGGTGGTATATTGATTTAA
- a CDS encoding DUF973 family protein: MRGLSEGIVHLIILTAAVLMTLIVVAFIFGLFGGLSPLVEAYQVYDAVLYSHNGHYYLNFTIRNNLPITITNVEVVGTPLVNSTNIQLQAGTHSLTVEFPQSYTLTQGSIYTVVVSLGNGNSIDVSASYE; encoded by the coding sequence ATCTTAACTGCTGCAGTTCTTATGACTCTTATAGTTGTAGCCTTTATCTTCGGACTATTTGGTGGTTTATCACCGCTAGTAGAAGCCTATCAAGTATATGATGCTGTGTTATATTCCCATAACGGACATTATTATCTAAATTTCACTATTAGGAATAACTTACCGATAACTATAACTAACGTAGAAGTTGTTGGTACTCCTTTAGTTAATTCCACTAATATACAACTCCAGGCTGGTACTCATTCCTTGACTGTTGAGTTTCCGCAATCATATACTCTAACTCAAGGAAGTATATACACGGTTGTAGTTAGTCTTGGCAATGGAAACAGTATTGATGTTTCTGCTTCATACGAATGA